CGATCTGCGGCAACTTGGCAGTGCGCCCGATCAGCGCGTCGATCGAGACCGTCACGCCCGGCGCGATCGCCACGCCCAAGTATTCGCCGCCGGGGGAGATCGCGATGAACACGGTCGCGGTGCCGTAGCTGATGACGATCAGCGGGGCGCCGAAGCTGCTGCGCGCTCCGATCGCGGCCGCGATGAGATCCGCGCCGACTTCCGACGGGTTCTCGGTCACGATCGGGATCAGGCGCTGCGTCTCCGGCTTCAAGAACACCGGCGCGACGTCGAAGAAGCGTTTGCAAGCCGACTCCAGAACCGGATCGAGCTTTGGCACGACGCTCGCGATTGCGATCGCGTCGATAGCGCGCGGTTCGACGCTGCTGGTAGCGAAGAGCTGAGTGAAGAACACGCCGTACTCGTCGGGAGTACGCCGCCGGTCGGTCGTCACGCGCCACGTGTGCTTCAGTTCGGACTCCGCGAAACAGCCGAGCTTCGTCTCCGTGTTGCCGACGTCGATCGTCAGGAGCATCGCATCAGCTCCTCGACCGCGTCCAGCAGGCGTGCGGCCAGCACCGCCTTGCCGGCACGCCCGAGCTCGCGCCGTCCCGACTCACCCCAGAGCAACACGAGTGCGTTGTCGCCCGGGCCGAAACCGCGCTCGCCCGACACGTCGTTGACGGCAATCGCATCTAGGTTCTTCGCGCGTAGCTTCTCTCGCGCTCGCTCCTCGTGATGGTCCGTCTCGGCCGCGAAGCCCACCAAGAAGCCGGAGCTCTTTCGCCGGCCGAGCTCGGCGAGCACGTCAGGGTTGGACGTCAGTCGCACAGTAAGATCTTCGCCGGTCTTCTTCACCTTCGAATCGGAGCGCTGCACGGGCCGCCAGTCCGCGACGGCCGCTGTCGCGATCGTAAGATCGGCGCCGGCCGCGTGCTCGAGCGCGGCGTCGTAGAGCTCGGTCGCGGTCGTGATGCGCACGACGTCGACGCCGGCGGGCGGCTCGAGCAGCGTAGGCCCCAGCAGCAGTGTCACGCGTGCGCCGCGCAGCGCCGCCTCGCGCGCGAGCTCAATGCCCGTCGCGCCGCTCGACGCGTTGCTCAAGAAGCGTATCGGATCGAACGCCTCGCGCGTCGGACCGGCCGTGATCGCTACGCGCTTGTCGAGCAGCGCCCGGCGGCGCGCCAGCGTCGTTTCCAGAGCGTCGAGGATGCGTTCCTCGGCGGCCAGACGCCCGACGCCGAGCTCGCGCTCCGCCAAGAAGCCGCGCTCCGGATCGACGATCTCGAACCCGCGTGCGCGCAGCGCCGCGAGATTCGCCTGCGTCGCCGGATCTTGGTACATCGCTTCGTTCATCGCGGCCGCCAGGATGCGCGGGATGCGCGCCGCGAGCAGCGCCGTCGTGAGAA
The sequence above is drawn from the Candidatus Binatia bacterium genome and encodes:
- a CDS encoding type III pantothenate kinase, with amino-acid sequence MLLTIDVGNTETKLGCFAESELKHTWRVTTDRRRTPDEYGVFFTQLFATSSVEPRAIDAIAIASVVPKLDPVLESACKRFFDVAPVFLKPETQRLIPIVTENPSEVGADLIAAAIGARSSFGAPLIVISYGTATVFIAISPGGEYLGVAIAPGVTVSIDALIGRTAKLPQIALEAPGRAIGRNTVEALQSGIVYGFAGQAEAIVARMRREMDAAVRVVATGGLAEIVAPQTPIVDAIAPHLSLTGLRLFHDAEARGDEPFKR
- the coaBC gene encoding bifunctional phosphopantothenoylcysteine decarboxylase/phosphopantothenate--cysteine ligase CoaBC, which gives rise to MNGARIFLGVSGGIAAYKAAALTSTLVQRGALVDVVMTAEAERFVTPLTFASLTARPVYASLWDAPERIPHIRLVREADVALVVPATANVIAKLAAGIADDLLTTALLAARIPRILAAAMNEAMYQDPATQANLAALRARGFEIVDPERGFLAERELGVGRLAAEERILDALETTLARRRALLDKRVAITAGPTREAFDPIRFLSNASSGATGIELAREAALRGARVTLLLGPTLLEPPAGVDVVRITTATELYDAALEHAAGADLTIATAAVADWRPVQRSDSKVKKTGEDLTVRLTSNPDVLAELGRRKSSGFLVGFAAETDHHEERAREKLRAKNLDAIAVNDVSGERGFGPGDNALVLLWGESGRRELGRAGKAVLAARLLDAVEELMRCS